The following proteins are co-located in the Pedosphaera parvula Ellin514 genome:
- a CDS encoding GH25 family lysozyme, translated as MKKSLHPFSTPPLKDVETTLIAVNRLGSRNTTWMSLITASLALAFGAGHAQAQRPLGIDVSSYQGAPNWSSVRGGGVVFAWAKATEGTTFNDADFVFNQNNGKAAGVLMGAYHFARPNQASPGAEAGHFWNVAGAFIQADGRTLMPTLDFEVFSGVVGAGSYSDWANQWCNIVRNDAAGQNVSIRPVIYTSACSACNFDGSVSQWIPWIANYNGQNLYSGNPWSACTSCERWGAGVWDCWQVSSSGAIPGISGNVDLDTFNGNTSQLISVMLATSSCNLSLVGGAIRAKYDSLGDCNSFLGYPTTGELGTPDGVGRYNHFSNDGSIYWTPQTGAWSIHGLIQDHWASLGWETSPLGYPTTDETGTPDGLGRFNHFYNIANGDTGSIYYTAQTGAQSLHGNIRAHWASLGYETSPLGYPTTDETGTPDGLGRYNHFHNLTTGVAGSIYWTPQTGPWAIYGAIQDHWASLGWETSPLGYPTTDENSTPDGIGRYNHFTNLVSGVAGSIYFTPNYGAWAIYGAIHTHWSSLGWETSVLGYPVTDETSTPDGVGRYNHFKNPHLNNQDGSIYWTPSTGAYEVHGPIRTYWANAGWEKSTLGYPTSDQFTVSGSTNLVRNNFQHGTITLNTTTGVVTSP; from the coding sequence ATGAAAAAATCACTCCACCCTTTCAGCACTCCACCCCTCAAGGACGTGGAAACAACCCTGATTGCGGTCAATCGCCTGGGAAGCAGGAATACGACTTGGATGTCGCTGATCACCGCCAGCTTGGCGCTGGCCTTTGGTGCCGGGCATGCCCAGGCACAACGACCGCTTGGGATCGATGTCTCCTCCTACCAGGGCGCTCCCAATTGGTCGAGCGTCCGGGGCGGGGGCGTTGTATTTGCGTGGGCAAAAGCCACCGAAGGCACGACTTTTAACGATGCCGATTTCGTCTTCAACCAGAACAACGGCAAAGCCGCCGGCGTTTTGATGGGCGCCTACCATTTCGCCCGCCCGAATCAAGCCAGTCCCGGCGCCGAGGCGGGTCATTTCTGGAATGTGGCGGGCGCGTTCATCCAGGCCGATGGTAGGACGCTGATGCCGACGCTCGATTTCGAAGTTTTTAGCGGTGTCGTGGGTGCCGGCAGCTACTCGGACTGGGCCAACCAATGGTGCAACATCGTCAGAAACGATGCCGCCGGGCAGAACGTATCGATAAGACCCGTCATCTACACCAGCGCCTGCAGCGCCTGCAATTTTGACGGCAGCGTGTCACAATGGATTCCATGGATCGCCAATTACAACGGTCAAAATCTGTATTCCGGCAATCCCTGGAGTGCTTGCACCAGTTGTGAACGCTGGGGTGCAGGTGTCTGGGATTGTTGGCAGGTCAGTTCCAGTGGCGCGATCCCGGGCATTTCGGGCAACGTCGATTTGGACACGTTCAACGGCAACACCTCCCAACTGATTTCGGTCATGCTCGCCACTTCGAGTTGCAACCTGTCTTTGGTCGGTGGCGCCATCAGAGCGAAGTACGATTCCCTGGGCGATTGCAATTCGTTCCTCGGCTACCCCACCACCGGGGAACTGGGCACGCCTGATGGTGTCGGCAGATACAATCATTTCTCAAACGACGGCTCGATCTATTGGACGCCGCAAACCGGTGCCTGGTCCATTCATGGATTGATTCAGGATCACTGGGCCAGCCTCGGTTGGGAAACCAGCCCGCTCGGTTATCCTACCACGGATGAAACCGGCACGCCTGATGGCCTCGGACGCTTCAACCATTTCTACAACATCGCGAACGGCGACACGGGCTCGATCTACTACACAGCGCAAACCGGAGCCCAGTCACTTCATGGCAACATCCGCGCGCACTGGGCAAGCCTGGGCTATGAAACCAGTCCGCTTGGCTATCCCACTACCGATGAAACCGGCACGCCTGATGGCCTCGGACGTTACAACCACTTCCACAACCTGACGACTGGCGTCGCCGGCTCCATCTACTGGACACCCCAAACCGGTCCCTGGGCAATCTACGGCGCCATACAGGACCACTGGGCCAGCCTCGGTTGGGAAACCAGCCCGCTCGGTTATCCCACCACGGATGAAAACAGCACGCCCGATGGCATTGGCCGCTACAATCATTTCACCAACCTCGTGAGTGGCGTTGCCGGCTCCATTTACTTCACACCCAACTACGGTGCCTGGGCCATCTACGGCGCCATTCACACGCACTGGTCCAGCCTCGGTTGGGAAACGAGCGTCCTGGGTTATCCTGTGACCGACGAAACGAGCACACCCGACGGCGTTGGTCGTTACAACCACTTCAAGAATCCCCACCTGAATAACCAGGACGGCTCCATCTACTGGACACCTTCCACCGGAGCCTATGAAGTCCACGGCCCCATCCGCACCTACTGGGCCAATGCCGGCTGGGAAAAAAGCACACTCGGCTATCCCACCAGCGACCAGTTTACAGTGAGCGGTTCAACCAACCTCGTGCGAAACAATTTCCAACATGGCACGATAACACTCAATACCACCACCGGCGTGGTCACCTCTCCGTAA
- a CDS encoding GH25 family lysozyme, producing MKTIFKPINNPPPASIETNLVTMNRQGSRKRIWRSMLATGLTLAFSAGLAQAQRPIGIDVSSYQGSPNWSSVKASGISFAWAKATEGANTTDGSFTYNQNNGKAAGVYMGAYHFAHPELNSPSAEAAHFWAVAGPYIKADGKTVMPVLDFEVFNGVVGASSYSDWANQWFNDILNDASAAGIAVKPVLYTSACSACNFDGSVAKWMNWIADYNGQNPQSSTPWTVCGGCNVWGGWNAWQYSDAGSIGGISGGCDVDVFNGSMSSFVSAMVIGSVQSTPASGYSVGPIAMNTDGTLEMFAVTSGNTAAHEYQNNPNGSWTALFNMGGITAVPGVAVARNPDGRLEIFCVNSADKKVYHNYQNSPHSSWSGWFAQNAVGVTNLNALTNADGRLEVFGIGSNGDIWHNYQNTPGGAWNGWVDHTGAHLKAGYAAARNGDGRLEVFGVGDNGHVWHDWQTSAGGAWNGYADMGGAGMNPRLSVGQNADGRLELYGLGSNGNVWHNYQVIGGGGAWNGWGDIGGFGTGAKPGMAVGINPDGRLEVFGVTTAGVVWHRYQNVAGGSWTPWYSLGGSGLDSQLMVANNANGALQIFAISGTDLAMWTNYQTTPGGGWNGWFSMGNAGAKFYYGQP from the coding sequence ATGAAAACAATATTCAAACCCATTAACAATCCTCCTCCCGCTTCGATTGAAACAAACCTTGTTACGATGAATCGCCAAGGAAGCAGAAAGAGGATTTGGAGGTCGATGTTGGCAACCGGGCTGACCCTGGCCTTCAGCGCCGGCCTTGCCCAGGCGCAACGCCCGATTGGCATCGACGTCTCCTCCTACCAAGGCTCGCCCAACTGGTCGAGCGTCAAGGCTTCCGGTATTTCGTTTGCCTGGGCCAAAGCGACGGAGGGTGCCAACACAACCGATGGATCTTTCACCTACAACCAAAACAACGGCAAGGCCGCCGGCGTTTACATGGGCGCCTATCATTTCGCCCATCCGGAACTGAACAGCCCCAGCGCAGAGGCCGCTCACTTCTGGGCCGTCGCCGGTCCTTACATCAAGGCGGATGGCAAAACGGTCATGCCAGTGCTCGATTTTGAAGTGTTCAACGGCGTGGTCGGCGCCAGCAGCTACTCGGACTGGGCCAACCAATGGTTCAACGACATTTTGAACGACGCTTCCGCGGCTGGCATTGCGGTCAAACCCGTGCTTTACACCAGCGCCTGCAGTGCCTGTAACTTTGACGGCAGCGTGGCCAAGTGGATGAACTGGATCGCAGATTACAATGGCCAGAACCCGCAGAGCAGCACTCCTTGGACCGTCTGCGGCGGCTGCAACGTCTGGGGCGGCTGGAATGCCTGGCAGTACAGCGATGCCGGCTCCATTGGCGGAATTTCGGGCGGTTGTGACGTGGATGTATTCAATGGCTCCATGTCCAGCTTCGTCTCCGCGATGGTCATTGGCAGCGTCCAATCCACCCCTGCTTCCGGTTACTCTGTCGGCCCCATCGCCATGAACACCGATGGCACGCTGGAAATGTTCGCGGTCACCAGTGGCAACACTGCGGCTCATGAATATCAAAACAATCCCAACGGCAGTTGGACCGCCCTCTTCAACATGGGTGGCATCACCGCGGTACCCGGCGTGGCCGTGGCCAGAAACCCGGATGGTCGTCTGGAAATCTTCTGCGTGAACAGTGCTGACAAGAAGGTTTATCACAACTACCAGAATTCGCCGCACTCATCCTGGAGCGGCTGGTTCGCTCAGAATGCAGTGGGTGTGACCAATCTCAACGCCCTCACCAACGCCGATGGACGTCTGGAGGTCTTCGGCATCGGCTCCAATGGCGACATCTGGCACAATTATCAAAACACCCCCGGCGGCGCCTGGAACGGTTGGGTGGATCATACCGGAGCACACTTAAAAGCCGGCTATGCGGCAGCCAGGAATGGTGACGGTCGCCTGGAAGTCTTCGGCGTCGGCGACAACGGCCATGTCTGGCACGATTGGCAAACCAGCGCCGGCGGTGCGTGGAACGGCTATGCCGACATGGGCGGAGCGGGCATGAATCCCCGCCTGTCGGTCGGCCAAAACGCAGACGGACGCCTGGAACTCTACGGCCTCGGCAGCAATGGCAACGTCTGGCACAACTATCAGGTCATCGGCGGCGGCGGTGCGTGGAACGGTTGGGGTGACATTGGCGGATTCGGAACCGGCGCGAAGCCCGGCATGGCCGTTGGCATCAACCCGGATGGACGCCTGGAAGTTTTCGGCGTCACCACTGCCGGCGTCGTCTGGCATCGCTACCAAAACGTGGCGGGTGGCAGCTGGACCCCGTGGTATAGCCTGGGCGGCAGCGGCCTGGATTCCCAATTGATGGTGGCCAACAACGCGAACGGAGCCCTACAGATCTTCGCCATCAGCGGCACTGACCTGGCCATGTGGACCAACTACCAAACCACCCCCGGTGGTGGCTGGAACGGCTGGTTCAGCATGGGCAACGCGGGTGCCAAATTCTACTACGGCCAGCCATAA
- a CDS encoding Kelch repeat-containing protein, producing the protein MKYFIFVLAVMLGCAVPQGALAQVPQLIHYQGRVAVSGNAFTGSGQFKFALVNGDGSVTYWSNDGTSNNGSEPNTSVGISAANGLFSVLLGDTSLNNMSSILPGVFANSDVRLRIWFNDGQHGFQQMTPDQRLASVGYAMTAANASVAATVPDGAITSAKLSGNAVSSGNLAPGAAVDNLQASGQSAVPSGGIILSTSAAAANLLNAGYQMVGQIAGAVSNSPPPTSGAEAWNQRSNNNAPQPRWGHTVVWTGSEMIVWGGINANYLSDGGRYNPSTQTWMPLPASGLAPRQFHVAVWTGSKMIVWGGYDNGIYLNDGAMYDPASNTWSSVTTSGAPVIRDAPVAIWTGTEMIIWGGYNNNGTHYLGDGAKYNPNTDTWTPMATANAPVARYFHTAVWTGTEMIVWGGSNGDGAFLNSGARYNPSANTWTPISSSGAPVGRFYQAAVWTGTEMLIWGGYGASGYLGDGARYNLANNSWTAMSSSGAPGPRFGHSWAWTGNEMIIWGGYNFGSLNDGARYNPSNNSWTAMITTGEPSARNWHSAVWTGSEMLIFGGIYNSTTYFNDTFSYSTGQSQSSGGGSGQTQTLYLYLKP; encoded by the coding sequence ATGAAATACTTTATTTTCGTTCTAGCTGTAATGCTTGGCTGCGCGGTGCCGCAGGGAGCTTTGGCGCAGGTGCCGCAACTCATCCATTACCAGGGTCGCGTAGCGGTGAGCGGGAATGCGTTTACTGGTTCAGGACAATTCAAATTCGCGCTCGTCAATGGTGATGGCTCCGTCACGTACTGGAGTAATGACGGCACCAGTAATAATGGGAGTGAGCCGAATACATCGGTGGGCATTAGTGCGGCGAACGGACTTTTTTCAGTCCTGTTGGGCGATACTTCGCTGAACAACATGAGTTCCATTTTACCGGGGGTATTTGCTAACAGCGATGTCCGGTTGCGCATCTGGTTTAATGATGGGCAGCACGGCTTTCAGCAAATGACCCCCGACCAACGTCTCGCCTCGGTTGGCTATGCCATGACTGCGGCGAATGCCAGCGTAGCCGCCACGGTGCCGGATGGCGCGATTACATCTGCGAAACTTTCCGGCAATGCGGTGAGTTCCGGGAACCTTGCTCCCGGAGCAGCTGTGGACAATTTGCAGGCCAGCGGCCAGAGCGCTGTTCCGAGCGGTGGCATCATTCTTTCAACATCCGCTGCAGCAGCGAATTTGCTGAATGCCGGTTATCAAATGGTCGGGCAGATCGCTGGTGCGGTCTCAAATTCGCCGCCTCCCACGTCGGGAGCAGAGGCGTGGAATCAGCGGTCGAATAATAATGCGCCGCAACCTCGTTGGGGGCATACGGTGGTTTGGACTGGCAGCGAGATGATTGTGTGGGGTGGCATCAACGCCAACTACCTAAGCGATGGAGGACGTTATAATCCTTCCACACAAACCTGGATGCCGCTGCCCGCGAGTGGATTGGCACCGCGGCAATTTCATGTGGCGGTATGGACGGGGAGCAAAATGATTGTGTGGGGCGGCTATGATAACGGCATTTATTTGAATGATGGGGCGATGTATGATCCGGCATCGAACACCTGGTCGTCGGTCACCACGAGCGGAGCGCCGGTGATACGCGATGCGCCGGTCGCGATTTGGACCGGCACGGAAATGATTATTTGGGGCGGATACAATAACAACGGCACCCATTACCTGGGAGATGGAGCGAAGTATAATCCGAACACCGACACCTGGACGCCGATGGCCACGGCCAATGCGCCGGTGGCACGTTATTTTCACACGGCGGTGTGGACTGGTACCGAGATGATCGTGTGGGGCGGTTCGAATGGTGACGGGGCGTTTCTAAACTCCGGAGCGCGATACAACCCGAGCGCAAATACGTGGACGCCGATTTCAAGTTCCGGTGCGCCGGTGGGACGTTTTTACCAGGCAGCGGTATGGACGGGAACGGAGATGCTGATTTGGGGTGGATACGGTGCCAGCGGCTATTTGGGTGATGGTGCGCGATATAATCTGGCGAACAACAGTTGGACGGCGATGAGCAGCAGCGGCGCGCCGGGGCCACGGTTCGGACACTCGTGGGCGTGGACCGGGAACGAGATGATTATCTGGGGCGGATACAACTTTGGTTCCTTGAATGATGGGGCGAGGTATAATCCGTCCAACAATTCATGGACGGCGATGATAACCACCGGTGAGCCTTCGGCGCGGAACTGGCATTCAGCCGTTTGGACGGGCAGCGAGATGCTGATCTTTGGCGGGATTTACAATTCCACGACTTATTTCAATGACACGTTCAGCTACAGCACCGGTCAAAGTCAAAGCAGCGGGGGAGGAAGTGGCCAGACTCAGACGTTGTATCTTTACTTGAAGCCTTGA